From one Pseudanabaena sp. BC1403 genomic stretch:
- the glgA gene encoding glycogen synthase GlgA, whose protein sequence is MKILFAAAEVAPLAKVGGMGDVVGALPPILKKMGHDVRIIMPYYGVIPDKLKEKPEWKWKGYAMFQEFDIFETVLPGTDVPLYLVGHGSFIPARVYGGEDEDWRFTMFANAVAEFAWNYWKPNIIHCHDWHTGMIPVWMHQVSDIGTVFTIHNLAYQGPWKWFLDKITWTPWYMDAHNTMAAGIKYADRVNTVSPTYAQQICTPTYGEGLESILSFLKPWGILNGIDTELENPATDSALVQNYSVETLDDRMANKIALQKELGLTVNPATFLIGMVGRLVEQKGIDLLLQTLERFLAYTDAQFVVLGTGDRYYESQLWQIAARYPGRMSAQILFNSALSHRVYAGSDAFLMPSRFEPCGLSQLISLRYGCVPIVRRTGGLVDTVSFHDPIGQTGTGFSFDRYEPLDMYTCMVRAWESYRYTDAWRLLQQRGMSNNFSWQASAEKYVQLYRSIPGLDNA, encoded by the coding sequence ATGAAAATTTTATTTGCGGCGGCTGAAGTTGCTCCTCTTGCCAAAGTTGGCGGCATGGGAGATGTAGTGGGCGCACTTCCTCCGATTCTTAAGAAGATGGGGCATGATGTACGAATCATCATGCCTTACTACGGCGTAATTCCTGACAAGCTCAAGGAAAAGCCTGAATGGAAATGGAAAGGCTATGCCATGTTTCAGGAATTTGATATTTTTGAGACAGTACTACCAGGTACAGATGTTCCCTTGTACTTGGTAGGGCATGGATCATTTATTCCTGCTCGCGTTTATGGCGGTGAAGATGAAGATTGGCGGTTCACGATGTTTGCCAATGCCGTTGCGGAATTTGCATGGAACTATTGGAAACCGAACATTATTCATTGCCATGATTGGCATACAGGCATGATTCCTGTGTGGATGCATCAAGTCTCGGATATTGGAACTGTATTCACGATTCATAATCTTGCTTATCAGGGGCCTTGGAAATGGTTTTTGGACAAAATCACTTGGACTCCTTGGTACATGGATGCTCATAACACGATGGCAGCAGGGATCAAATATGCCGATCGCGTGAACACAGTATCTCCTACCTATGCTCAGCAAATTTGTACACCCACCTATGGGGAAGGTTTAGAAAGTATTCTTTCTTTCTTGAAACCTTGGGGGATTTTAAATGGTATCGATACGGAATTAGAAAATCCTGCTACTGATTCTGCCTTGGTGCAAAACTACTCTGTCGAAACCCTTGACGATCGCATGGCAAATAAAATTGCTTTGCAAAAAGAGTTAGGACTAACCGTAAATCCTGCAACTTTCTTGATCGGCATGGTCGGTCGTTTGGTGGAGCAGAAGGGCATTGATTTGTTACTGCAAACCCTAGAACGTTTTTTAGCATATACAGATGCTCAGTTTGTGGTCTTAGGTACAGGCGATCGTTATTACGAATCGCAACTATGGCAAATTGCTGCCCGCTACCCCGGCCGCATGTCAGCGCAAATTTTGTTTAACTCAGCGCTTTCTCATCGTGTTTATGCTGGCTCAGATGCCTTTTTGATGCCAAGTCGTTTTGAGCCATGTGGACTGAGTCAACTAATTTCGCTGCGCTATGGTTGTGTACCTATTGTCCGCCGTACTGGTGGATTAGTGGATACAGTGTCATTTCATGATCCTATTGGTCAAACAGGTACAGGCTTTAGTTTTGATCGTTACGAGCCGCTGGATATGTACACCTGTATGGTACGCGCATGGGAAAGTTATCGCTATACTGATGCATGGCGCTTGTTGCAACAACGCGGCATGAGCAATAACTTCAGTTGGCAAGCCTCCGCCGAAAAGTATGTGCAGCTCTATCGCTCGATACCTGGCTTAGACAATGCTTAA
- the sds gene encoding solanesyl diphosphate synthase, with amino-acid sequence MSLPTTSVTELFAPVKDDLRMLTDNLKQLVGARHPILYAAAEHLFEAKGKSMRPALVLLVSRATMSDRDITSRHRRLAEITEMIHTASLVHDDVIDSADLRRGMPTVNNSFGNRIAVLAGDFLFAQASWYLANLDDLEVVKLLSKVITDFAEGEIRQSLTAFDGDLTLEDYLEKSFYKTASLMAGSAKAAGVLSGVSQVQAEQLFNFGKHFGIAFQVVDDILDFTSSTETLGKPAGSDLKQGNLTAPVLFALEEHPQLRGLIDREFSEAGDLEKALELVHNSEGISRSRELAKSHVKSALVAIEWLPSSAPKQSLIGLTNYVLDRLY; translated from the coding sequence ATGAGCCTTCCAACTACTTCTGTCACCGAACTTTTTGCACCAGTCAAAGATGACTTGCGTATGCTCACGGATAATTTGAAGCAGTTGGTAGGAGCAAGACATCCGATTTTGTATGCAGCGGCAGAGCATTTATTTGAAGCGAAGGGTAAGAGTATGCGCCCTGCACTAGTGTTGCTGGTTTCACGCGCAACGATGAGCGATCGCGATATCACCTCACGTCATCGCCGTCTCGCTGAAATCACTGAGATGATTCACACAGCGAGTCTAGTGCATGACGATGTGATCGACTCTGCCGATCTACGACGCGGAATGCCCACAGTAAACAATAGCTTTGGCAATCGTATTGCTGTACTTGCAGGTGATTTCCTGTTTGCACAAGCATCTTGGTATCTTGCCAATTTAGACGATCTTGAAGTTGTCAAGCTCTTATCAAAAGTAATCACTGATTTTGCAGAAGGTGAAATTCGTCAGAGTCTTACTGCATTTGATGGGGATTTGACGTTAGAAGATTACCTCGAAAAGAGTTTTTATAAAACGGCATCATTAATGGCGGGTAGTGCTAAGGCAGCGGGCGTACTTAGTGGTGTAAGTCAAGTACAAGCTGAACAGTTATTTAATTTCGGCAAGCATTTTGGCATTGCATTTCAAGTTGTCGATGACATACTCGATTTCACTAGTTCGACGGAAACTCTTGGCAAACCTGCTGGTTCTGATCTTAAGCAGGGTAATTTGACTGCGCCTGTATTGTTTGCACTAGAGGAGCATCCGCAGTTACGCGGTCTAATTGATCGCGAGTTTAGCGAGGCGGGCGATTTGGAAAAAGCTCTCGAACTAGTTCATAACAGCGAGGGTATTTCACGTTCTCGTGAATTAGCCAAGAGTCATGTTAAGTCAGCACTAGTAGCGATCGAGTGGCTACCATCTTCTGCACCCAAACAGTCTTTGATTGGCTTAACCAACTACGTTTTAGATCGGTTGTATTAA
- a CDS encoding right-handed parallel beta-helix repeat-containing protein, protein MQKKSVSSGLKAFCLFSIVCVNGIIVTEAFSQTNPFPFDAQLRYNGSGAGIDGNTSVELRIPLNQTPENFFYLNPQIRVFNNGRIGSNLAVGYRSLNDVAKYVLGGYFAYDNRDTGSQFFQQISAGLEFFAESWDMRLNTYLPVGKTNTQLSETILNSGSFQGNQFLIDRDRRFDAAMSGVELEAGTIITTGDAGYLRPYVGTYYYTATNSIGALGIKGGLGYYGDLINAGLSIQNDRIFGTSILFNIGINFSNRPARGVNPPTLLERMNEPLSRNSSVLVENQTVRDQLVAINPLTGQPYSFFIVADNATGLSGNPTVVSFSNFSTAIANASAAGANGIVYAYTPTGSTAPTLAGFTIPDGVKVFSSAPSVVPMSYLAGSEGANLPNIPLPANTGVYPIVSDTVTLASGSNQALSGFSINKNVATGANAGIIGNNNVNALIANNMVNITAPSSTPVGNSGRGIVLIGASGNTNVSDNQVNNAIAEGIRLDNVSGTAAITGNTVINTIQPNVQTQVEAGILVRNNTGNVNLTIANNIVRDNTTTAGVVEIDGIEFSLCRVYPDLAGCATTTTATVNITGNTIRNITGAPDGADGIDINLGNNANATLTISNNTIDNIVNKGISFGAVDGSIGTTTISNNKISNVGGAGIQVRVGETNVGGEASVRAAVLNNTLTNTETGTADDAAIIMRSQNAASLCVRFEGNTLNNPTSSLDYLFRRQSTSASGLQLAGLTTAIAVLAPSNATTIAALNNPLRLELEARGNTGARFRVQNSTVQVPTTACTFP, encoded by the coding sequence ATGCAGAAAAAATCAGTGTCTAGTGGTCTCAAAGCTTTTTGCTTGTTTTCAATAGTATGTGTAAACGGAATAATTGTTACAGAAGCGTTTAGTCAAACTAATCCATTTCCATTTGATGCTCAACTTCGCTATAACGGCAGTGGTGCAGGAATAGATGGGAATACTAGTGTTGAGTTGCGTATTCCGCTTAATCAAACACCAGAGAATTTTTTCTATCTCAATCCTCAAATCCGAGTCTTTAATAATGGGCGCATTGGCTCTAATCTTGCAGTTGGCTATCGATCGCTAAATGACGTTGCCAAATATGTATTAGGAGGTTACTTTGCCTACGACAATCGTGATACGGGATCGCAATTTTTTCAGCAAATTTCCGCAGGTTTAGAGTTTTTTGCAGAATCTTGGGATATGCGCCTCAATACCTATCTTCCAGTGGGTAAGACTAATACACAACTAAGCGAAACTATCCTGAACTCTGGCAGTTTTCAGGGCAATCAGTTTTTGATCGATCGCGATCGGCGTTTTGATGCAGCTATGAGTGGCGTGGAGTTAGAAGCTGGCACGATCATCACCACAGGCGATGCTGGCTATTTGCGTCCATATGTAGGAACTTACTATTACACTGCTACTAATAGCATTGGAGCTTTGGGGATTAAAGGTGGTTTAGGATACTATGGCGATCTCATCAATGCTGGTTTATCGATTCAGAACGATCGCATTTTCGGTACGAGTATTCTTTTTAATATTGGTATTAATTTCTCCAACCGTCCAGCGCGAGGAGTAAATCCGCCAACGCTTCTGGAACGCATGAACGAACCACTTTCGCGTAATAGTTCTGTCCTAGTCGAAAATCAAACGGTGCGCGATCAACTCGTCGCAATTAATCCTCTAACTGGTCAGCCTTACAGTTTCTTTATTGTTGCCGATAACGCTACAGGCTTATCTGGCAACCCTACTGTGGTGTCTTTTTCTAACTTTTCAACGGCTATTGCTAATGCAAGTGCTGCTGGGGCAAATGGAATTGTGTATGCTTATACCCCAACAGGCTCTACAGCACCAACTTTAGCTGGATTTACAATTCCTGATGGTGTAAAAGTCTTCTCTAGTGCGCCATCTGTAGTGCCTATGTCATATTTAGCTGGCTCTGAAGGTGCGAATTTACCGAATATTCCTTTGCCTGCTAACACGGGTGTTTATCCCATCGTCAGTGATACAGTCACTTTAGCATCAGGGTCTAATCAAGCTCTATCTGGCTTTAGCATCAATAAAAATGTGGCTACTGGTGCAAATGCTGGCATTATTGGCAACAATAACGTGAATGCCTTGATTGCCAATAACATGGTCAACATTACGGCTCCAAGCAGCACACCAGTGGGTAATTCGGGGCGAGGTATTGTCTTGATAGGTGCTAGTGGCAATACCAATGTTTCGGACAACCAAGTTAACAATGCGATCGCTGAAGGAATTCGTCTCGACAATGTCAGTGGTACTGCTGCGATTACTGGCAACACTGTGATTAATACCATTCAGCCCAATGTCCAAACACAGGTAGAAGCAGGCATTCTGGTCAGAAACAATACAGGGAATGTCAATCTCACGATCGCCAACAACATCGTCAGAGACAATACCACCACCGCAGGCGTTGTCGAAATTGACGGGATTGAGTTTAGTCTCTGTCGTGTCTATCCAGACTTAGCAGGTTGCGCTACTACGACCACTGCGACTGTCAACATCACAGGCAACACGATTCGCAATATTACAGGCGCACCCGATGGAGCCGATGGTATTGACATTAACTTAGGTAATAATGCTAATGCCACGTTGACGATTAGCAACAATACCATCGATAACATCGTGAACAAAGGCATTAGCTTTGGCGCTGTTGATGGTTCTATTGGTACAACAACGATCTCCAATAACAAGATTAGCAATGTCGGCGGGGCAGGAATTCAAGTGCGGGTTGGCGAAACGAATGTGGGTGGAGAGGCTTCAGTGCGAGCAGCCGTGCTGAATAACACACTTACAAACACAGAGACAGGAACAGCCGATGATGCAGCTATAATTATGCGATCGCAAAATGCTGCTTCGCTCTGCGTCAGGTTTGAAGGAAATACCTTAAACAATCCCACCTCTAGTCTTGATTATCTATTCCGTAGACAAAGTACATCAGCATCAGGATTGCAACTAGCAGGGCTGACCACGGCGATCGCTGTGTTGGCTCCAAGTAATGCAACAACTATTGCTGCGCTCAATAACCCTCTGCGTCTTGAACTTGAAGCAAGGGGAAATACAGGTGCTCGATTTAGAGTTCAAAATAGTACTGTGCAAGTTCCCACTACGGCTTGTACATTTCCTTAA
- a CDS encoding Uma2 family endonuclease, with the protein MTISGDRKLIKTLDSPLEDFEPMPEGDKQRRNLSYATEALKLWFEQLPDVYVSGNLFIRYEEDGAEKRIAPDIFVVFGTSKEDRVSYTVWEEDGKVPDFVLEITSKGTVTKDRKENPLIYRDLGVKEYFQYDPSGISLKPDSLQGVRLENDKYVPISVSTLADGTLSLHSQTLGLDLYLFVDKTFRFYDPISKQILRSHAEAEHARYQAELERSYEQQARREAEVAQQQAEAIAEQERHKNEKLAAYLRALGINPDEI; encoded by the coding sequence ATGACTATTTCTGGCGATCGCAAGCTAATAAAAACACTTGACTCTCCTTTAGAGGACTTTGAGCCGATGCCCGAAGGTGATAAACAACGCCGTAATTTGAGTTATGCGACTGAGGCTCTGAAACTGTGGTTTGAGCAATTACCAGATGTGTATGTTTCTGGGAATCTATTTATTCGCTATGAAGAGGATGGCGCAGAAAAGAGAATTGCGCCTGATATCTTTGTTGTGTTTGGAACTAGTAAAGAAGATCGGGTAAGTTATACGGTTTGGGAAGAAGATGGGAAGGTTCCAGATTTTGTGTTGGAAATAACTTCTAAGGGAACCGTGACGAAAGACCGTAAGGAAAATCCATTAATTTATCGGGATTTGGGTGTGAAGGAATATTTTCAATATGATCCTTCGGGGATTTCTCTGAAGCCTGATTCTTTGCAGGGAGTGCGGCTAGAAAATGACAAGTATGTGCCGATCTCTGTTTCAACTTTAGCTGATGGTACTTTGTCTTTGCATAGTCAAACGTTGGGTTTAGATTTATATCTTTTTGTTGATAAGACTTTCCGTTTTTACGATCCGATTTCTAAGCAAATTTTAAGGTCTCATGCTGAGGCGGAACATGCTAGGTATCAGGCGGAGTTGGAACGTTCTTATGAGCAGCAGGCTCGGCGCGAGGCGGAGGTAGCTCAACAACAGGCTGAGGCGATCGCGGAGCAAGAGCGTCATAAAAACGAAAAACTTGCTGCATACCTTAGAGCTCTGGGGATTAATCCTGATGAAATTTAA
- a CDS encoding SDR family oxidoreductase: MKAFVAGATGQTGRHIVTELVKRNISVRALVRDLELAKKILPPEVELVRGNVLFADTLAEAIADCDVLVCATGAKPSLNAMEPYLVDYIGTKNLVNAAKAKNIKHFAIVSSLCVSKLFHPLNLFWLVLFWKKQAEKYLQNSGLTYTIVRPGGLLNYEKIGGLVMSSADTLFEGSIPRTKVAQVTVEALFEDAAKNKLVEIVVGADSPDSPIAGLFAKVA; the protein is encoded by the coding sequence ATGAAAGCATTTGTAGCAGGAGCCACAGGGCAAACAGGACGACATATTGTCACCGAATTAGTTAAGCGAAATATTTCCGTAAGAGCCTTAGTCCGTGACCTAGAACTCGCTAAAAAAATCCTACCGCCCGAAGTGGAATTGGTTCGAGGAAATGTACTTTTTGCTGACACATTAGCAGAGGCGATCGCAGATTGTGATGTACTGGTATGTGCAACAGGTGCAAAGCCAAGCCTAAATGCCATGGAGCCATATTTGGTGGACTATATTGGCACAAAGAACTTAGTGAATGCTGCGAAGGCAAAAAACATCAAACATTTTGCGATCGTCTCTTCTCTTTGTGTATCAAAGCTATTCCATCCTTTAAATCTATTCTGGCTAGTACTTTTCTGGAAAAAACAAGCAGAAAAATATTTGCAAAATAGTGGTTTGACCTATACGATCGTTCGCCCTGGCGGATTGCTGAATTATGAAAAAATTGGTGGCTTGGTAATGTCTAGCGCCGATACTTTGTTTGAAGGGAGTATCCCTCGTACTAAAGTTGCCCAAGTAACGGTCGAGGCTTTATTTGAAGATGCTGCAAAAAATAAGTTGGTGGAGATTGTAGTTGGAGCAGATAGCCCCGACAGCCCGATCGCTGGATTGTTTGCTAAGGTTGCTTAA
- a CDS encoding SDR family oxidoreductase, translated as MPKTVFITGASSGIGRSTALYFQKQGWNVAATMRSPDQEISRANSLANLDRVVCLKLDVTNRHTITDAVAESIAKFGAIDVLVNNAGYSMLGAFETSTAEQIQRQFDTNVFGLMETTRAVLPHFRDRKQGVIVNVASIGGRVAFPLYSLYHATKWAVEGFSESLQHELLAFNIRVKIVEPGPIKTDFYERSADRTSNPDFPEYDEFSDRVLTKLNEVGTAGALPEVVAKTIYTASTDKSWKLRYPADPLAKQLLFIRKLLPDFLFTKIVRRSTNV; from the coding sequence ATGCCTAAAACTGTATTCATTACTGGAGCTTCATCAGGAATTGGCAGATCAACGGCTCTCTATTTCCAAAAACAAGGTTGGAATGTCGCCGCCACAATGCGATCGCCTGATCAAGAAATAAGCAGAGCCAATAGTTTGGCAAATCTTGATCGCGTAGTTTGTCTAAAACTCGACGTTACTAATCGCCATACAATCACCGATGCAGTTGCAGAAAGTATTGCCAAATTTGGGGCGATCGATGTGCTGGTAAATAACGCGGGCTATAGCATGTTAGGCGCATTTGAGACTTCCACCGCTGAGCAAATTCAGCGTCAATTTGATACTAATGTATTTGGACTGATGGAAACCACTCGCGCAGTGCTGCCTCATTTTCGCGATCGCAAGCAGGGTGTAATTGTGAACGTTGCCTCTATTGGCGGGCGCGTCGCCTTCCCTCTCTATAGCCTTTATCACGCCACGAAATGGGCTGTGGAAGGATTTTCGGAATCCTTGCAACATGAACTTCTTGCTTTCAATATTCGCGTCAAAATTGTAGAGCCAGGTCCAATTAAAACTGACTTTTATGAGCGATCGGCAGACCGCACCAGCAATCCTGATTTTCCAGAATATGATGAATTTAGCGATCGCGTATTGACGAAACTAAATGAAGTAGGCACAGCGGGAGCATTGCCTGAAGTTGTAGCTAAAACTATCTATACTGCTAGCACCGATAAATCATGGAAATTGCGTTATCCCGCTGATCCACTTGCTAAGCAATTATTATTTATTCGCAAACTTTTACCTGATTTTCTCTTCACAAAAATTGTGCGCCGAAGCACAAACGTATAA
- a CDS encoding PLP-dependent aminotransferase family protein yields the protein MRIPLNRSAQEPIYLQIRDRISHLITSGSLQAGEQLPSIRALAESVQVNKLTVIEAYSVLEADGLVSARQGAGYFVTNIVNFSERSSTLEPEQEVVIPSKWGESFIDQYMSSIQAQLDPDVIDFTSGFPRPSGLEDLARIARRAMSQVADVLFSYEAPQGQVTLRKQLAQMLAWKLGLEVSADNLIITNGSKQALSLAFQYYLQAGDWVIVESPTYHGAIAILEKMGIKVIGIPMQKDGMNLELLNQYLRSHQPKLIYTVSTLHNPTGITTSQAHRRELMSLSEKYNCPILEDNAYEGLSFEPAPPPLKVLDRSDLVTYIGTFSKTLMPGLRIGYMVSTGKHYQSLVEMKLLHDLHVSTVTQAITSEYIASGHYRRHLNHLRSINHQRHDLMLQLMEQHFPTSIRWTVPNGGLFIWVQLPNHTPMQSVGQQAAAQKILIGRGKPFFPDGQGYPAFRLNFSQSLENIERGIVILGDILKQNL from the coding sequence ATGAGAATTCCCTTAAATCGCTCTGCTCAAGAGCCAATCTATCTACAAATCCGCGATCGCATCAGCCACCTGATTACGTCGGGATCGTTGCAAGCAGGAGAGCAGCTACCATCAATTCGTGCTCTCGCCGAAAGTGTACAGGTAAATAAGTTAACTGTAATTGAGGCATATAGTGTTTTAGAAGCAGATGGTCTAGTCTCAGCTAGGCAAGGGGCAGGCTACTTTGTTACGAATATTGTTAATTTCTCTGAGCGCAGTTCTACCCTTGAGCCTGAGCAGGAAGTCGTTATTCCTAGTAAATGGGGTGAGTCATTTATTGATCAATACATGAGTTCTATCCAAGCTCAGTTAGATCCAGATGTAATTGATTTTACTTCTGGATTTCCTCGCCCATCAGGGCTTGAAGATCTAGCGAGAATTGCGCGGAGAGCCATGAGTCAAGTGGCTGATGTGTTGTTTAGCTATGAAGCACCTCAAGGTCAAGTTACACTTCGCAAACAACTAGCCCAAATGTTGGCTTGGAAGTTGGGATTGGAAGTTTCTGCTGATAATTTAATTATTACTAATGGTTCAAAACAAGCATTATCCCTAGCGTTTCAGTATTACCTCCAAGCGGGCGATTGGGTGATTGTGGAGAGTCCTACCTATCATGGTGCGATCGCTATCTTAGAAAAAATGGGCATCAAAGTAATTGGTATTCCCATGCAAAAGGATGGGATGAATCTAGAACTCTTAAACCAATACCTCCGTAGTCATCAGCCCAAGTTAATCTATACGGTCAGCACACTACACAATCCCACAGGCATCACTACGTCTCAAGCGCATCGACGTGAATTGATGTCGTTGTCTGAGAAATACAACTGTCCAATTTTGGAAGATAATGCCTATGAGGGGTTGAGCTTTGAACCAGCTCCACCACCTCTCAAAGTATTGGATCGTAGCGATTTAGTGACTTATATTGGTACGTTTTCCAAAACGCTTATGCCTGGGTTGCGGATTGGTTACATGGTGTCTACGGGCAAGCACTATCAATCATTGGTTGAAATGAAACTTCTGCATGATTTACATGTGTCCACAGTGACTCAAGCGATCACAAGCGAGTATATTGCCTCTGGACATTATCGCCGCCATCTCAATCATCTTCGTTCTATCAATCACCAAAGACATGATCTCATGTTGCAATTAATGGAGCAACATTTCCCCACCTCTATTCGATGGACAGTTCCCAATGGAGGTCTGTTTATCTGGGTGCAGCTGCCAAATCATACGCCGATGCAATCTGTTGGTCAGCAAGCGGCAGCACAAAAGATTTTAATTGGTCGTGGCAAGCCATTTTTCCCTGATGGGCAAGGCTATCCAGCCTTTCGCCTCAATTTCTCTCAGTCCCTAGAAAATATTGAGCGCGGTATTGTCATATTAGGAGATATTCTCAAACAAAACCTCTGA
- a CDS encoding response regulator transcription factor — MPRLLLIDDDPIISEMVTLNLEHAGYQVSQASDGIKGQALAIQLMPDMIILDLMLPRVDGFTVCQRLRRDERTKEIPVMMLTAMGQTQDKVEGFNAGADDYLTKPFELEEMLARVRALLRRTNRIIDTAKHGEILIFGSLTLVPERFEAIWFNKTVKLTHLEFELLHCLLQRHGQTVSPSEILKEVWGYEPDDDIETIRVHIRHLRTKLEPDPRHPKYIKTVYGAGYCLELPHDNDTNQVEDAIA; from the coding sequence ATGCCTAGGCTTCTCCTGATCGATGATGATCCAATAATCTCTGAAATGGTCACGCTGAACCTCGAACATGCTGGCTATCAAGTCAGTCAAGCAAGTGATGGCATCAAAGGACAAGCACTTGCCATTCAGTTAATGCCAGATATGATCATCCTTGACTTGATGCTGCCAAGGGTTGATGGTTTTACGGTTTGTCAAAGATTGCGTCGGGATGAGCGGACTAAAGAGATTCCAGTAATGATGCTCACGGCGATGGGACAAACTCAAGATAAGGTCGAAGGTTTTAACGCAGGTGCGGATGACTATCTGACTAAGCCCTTTGAACTGGAAGAGATGCTGGCACGAGTGCGGGCTTTATTGCGTCGGACTAATCGGATTATTGACACAGCAAAGCATGGCGAAATATTAATATTTGGCTCATTAACGCTTGTACCTGAGCGCTTTGAGGCGATTTGGTTTAATAAAACTGTCAAGTTAACTCATCTTGAATTTGAGCTGTTGCATTGTCTGTTGCAGCGTCATGGTCAAACGGTATCACCAAGCGAAATCCTCAAAGAAGTTTGGGGCTATGAGCCTGATGATGATATCGAAACTATTCGTGTGCATATCCGCCACTTGCGAACCAAGCTAGAGCCAGATCCACGCCATCCTAAATATATTAAGACGGTATATGGTGCAGGTTATTGCTTAGAGCTTCCCCATGATAACGATACTAATCAAGTTGAAGACGCGATCGCTTAA